A region of the Bombyx mori chromosome 22, ASM3026992v2 genome:
cttaaaccAATATGcttgtatcaatttttctaatgtatcaATTTCTTGTATATTGTATCAATTTCTACTGTATCAATTTCTACAGTCATGATtataattgacttccacgatgaaggaatatgcGCGCCGATAGTTCGTCTTCGTTGGTACCCATCCTGATGATacgacgggatttcatctccgggattatcccgaaggacgtcgtctcgggagtATCAACGCTCCTAGCTATTTCTGTCGTGCACTCTTTGTACTATTCAATTGATACTgatacctcatgtctcaaggtgggtttgtGACATTCACTTTGTGATGGCATTATGGGCTTTGGATACCAGATGGAAAGTGAACTCATTCGCCCAACCATCAaatgaagaaaataaagaaGCATTATACCTAACCAGTGTAGACCCACCTCACAGTACCAGAAAATGTGATTACTAACGTAAACATGAACTGTGTAGTTGTGAACGGTTGATGTTTGGGGGAAAAATCATAAAAACACCATTACGCGGCAGTTAACTGCGCCAGATGAGATCCCGCCCCAGGGAGACTGATGCGGGCTTGATGTGTCATGTGTTTATCGACTGAAAAATATCGTTTGTTTCACCTTGGTACATACATAcagttcgttttttattaatacgtttCCGGTTTGACGTTCACCTTTTCGAAATCTGTCACATACATCTCAGTTTCAGAACTTCGAGGATcaagttaacttttttttaacgctggtgaatccatttacggatacccggtcgagaggggtaacggaccgggttatgtcgaaGAAGGGGAAAAGAGAAGGGCCGAGTTCCTTCGCCTCCTCCAATTTCTCACGGGAGACTACGCCtggaaaaaggcgcgcgaagcacttgccccgcagaaccaACTACAGACTAAGCCCCAttgagctccaccacaccgactacacgaaacttacggtaccgcagtgcgcgccgaaaagGATCAAGTTAACTGGACAATATCGTcagtgaccacaaaaactgtaaagtattcgaaacggtGGATATAGGAAGATGAAACGCGACATGTAAAATGTAAAAGTGATTTCGATGCCGCGGATTCGCACGATCTTAAGAATCTACCTCCAACTATTTTTTATCTTGCTTATTGTCAATTTGAAGTCTATCATTCCCAAGAAGGCTTTACTGCTCTATATGTGTAGAATGAGCAACCACTGGAACTCATTTTGTTATTTCATGAGGAAATCGCCAAAGCTCCCTACGGGTTGGAAATGTGGATAGGCGGGACATATCAGAGTTAAACCGGCCAAAGCTCCCCGACATTCAACAACTCGTTCGCGAGCATCGGATGTGATTAACCTCAACCAAGACAGGCGACAGGCAAAATAGCGCATCTCAAGAGCAGCGCATGTCTCCCCACCACTCACAAAGGACAAAGAACCCCAAGCAGAGGATCGTAGGCGCCATGACCGCTgggccaaaaaaaaaatgccaatgCATACCTCTGGGACACCTACCCTATtttctatttaactatttacaAGACATATCCTTATAACACATTATGGCGCTCATAGACATCGATATTGGCCACGCGTAACTTTACTAAGAAAACAAAAGGATCTTAATACCTAAAAAGTTTTTGTCATCTGTGATTCGGGTCCTTCGTAAAGCAACCTATTTCCTTTGAGCCAACATCTGTCGTCTTAAATACGATGTATGGCTTTCTTCGAAGTGCCTCGTAAttagaaattattgtttttatatttattattaacaagttTTGTGTCTTGTTTGTgtccaattttgttttataaaaacaaaatgccTTTCCGATCTCCCGTTGAATTCGGGTTTTCTTTGGGACATGACCGAACTggtattttttcctacccattcgatggtagcctaagtggctattccagctattcGTTGACGGAATCCAACTAGCGTTGAGTGAATgatcaagaagaagaagaaataggcTTGATGGTAACACTTACCCGTGCGACCTCAAGATACGCGCGTGAATCTTAATCGTAAAGAGTGGCAGTGAAATAATGGCAAAAAAGAGAAGTGGTGTCATaagacaccaggtaggaacaaAATTCCTTCGGATAATATAGAagcaacacaattttttttgtattgcttagttgtgtgaacgagctcacagcccacctagtgttaagtggttcagatataagttctaaggtctcagtatagttacaacggctgccgcaaccttcaaaccgaaacgcattacttcttcacggcagaaataggcagggtggtggtacctacccgcgcagactcacaagaggtgctaccaccagtaattacgcaaattataattttgcgggtttgatttttattacacggtgttattccttcaccgtggaggtcaattgtgaacatttatggagtacgtatttccttagaaacattggtacccACCTAAGATtggaacactggtgcatcgctcaacacgaatgcaccggacatcttatcctttaggctacgacgacttcaaaataaatattgcttattttatgtatatataagtaaaataaaataacatatctCTTTTAGAAATTAATTACCACTTAGAACAtttagaaattaattattaattaggtaccaccatcctgcttatttatgccgtgaagcagtaatgcgtttcggtttgaagagtggggcagccgttgtaactatactgagacaatgtgggtgacgcatttacgttgtagatgtctatgggctccagtaaccacttacaaccaggtgggctgtgagcccgtccacccatctaagcaataaataaattttataaaatgaaccggtttttttgctcttcacaCAATTTCACAATTTCTTGATACTTCTTCTTTGATACATATTACAAGTTCGTAAAACGGTAAATAAAACCGAAGACAGTATTAACATAAATCCTTTGGCCAAAGTTAAAAGAAATGAAAACATGTGGGAGCTGTTCACTGAAGTACGAAACCTACTTTAAAGGTCTATGGAGCTGTTAGATTGCTTTCCTGTCAATGTCAAAATCACAAACTGTCAACTTGACAAAAGATAATATTTTGGCTGTAATACTTAAAAATTACTTTCACCAcaaaagttaaataataaaaaaaggatttcggacttaaaatttgtacaaaacagtgaaatcgttaaataaaaattgtctcAGTGAGTTGTGCACCAGAGGAGAACCGTATCTAATCTGATCATAGGTTAGTATTGCGATGAATCTTGCGTAGATATTTTCACATGACTTTTACATTAATCATTAGACTTTTACATACAATGACTTCCTCTTTGGTTCCCCTCAATGTTCGTGGTATGAAGGTCCTTGACCGCTCAAAATTCTTGCGTAACATCAAAGTGCCAGTGTTGAAGGTCAGTGAACAGACATTGGCGAAAATTACACCACTCTGCAAGTCTTACTTTTTAAAACTGGAACGATTCAAGCCGGTACAGAGCTCGAAGCTGGACGGAGAGGAgtccaaaaaaaacatttacttgAACCCTGATACTATAAACAGTTGGACTGATATTGAAGAAAATGTTCGGAAGGACATGTCCGTCTTCGAGGTCAATGAATCCAACTTTAATACCCAAGAAATACAACTGACATACGATAATTGGAGTTTTGACATCATTTTCAATGCTGTCTTACCTGAAAATGAAGAAAAACTAAGCAGTTTCTCACACATCGGACACATCATTCACTTGAATTTACGAGATCATTTACTTGATTATCGTTTCTTGATTGGTGAAGTCTTGCTCGACAAAATAAGGTCATGTCGGACTGTAGTCAATAAAAGTAAcactataaataatacatatcgCAACTTCAGCATGGAACTTTTAGCAGGGGACGAAGATTATATTGTTACTGTCAAAGAAAATCGATGTAATTTCGAATTTGATTTCTCAAAAGTTTACTGGAATCCAAGATTATGTAAAGAGCACGAAAGAATACTAAGTTATTTGAAACAAGGCGATGTCTTATTTGACATCTTCTGTGGAGTTGGACCATTCTCGATACCAGCAGCGAAACGCAAAACCATTGTTTATGCAAACGACCTGAATCCTGAATCATACAAATGGTTGAACCATAATgcagagaaaaataaaataaacaatcaaTACTTTAAATCATACAATTTGGATGGTAAGGAATTCATTTTAACTgtgctcaaagattatttattaGATCTATGTAATGAAAAAAGAAAGCTCGATGATAGTTCTCGGATACACATTACCATGAATCTACCAGCATTGGCAGttgaatttttgaaatattttaagggTTTGGTGCGTAGTGAGaatgtaaataatttgaaaaatgaaattatagtttatgtttattgttttgcGGCTACAAAGGAAATTGCAAAGGAAATGGTCTGTGAAAATATTGCCATTGATATCTCAAAGAATATAATTGAAGTGTTTGATGTACGTAATGTGTCTCCAAAGAAGGAGATGATGCGTGTTACCATTAAGTTAACTAATGATATTTTGTGCATAAATAGTGATGATCATAGTGAACCTCCTTTGAAAAAGTTATGTGTTGAAAGTAAATAGTTGTTTCAATGAATATTTCTacgttttataattaaattcttATACAACAGTGAAAATGTTTCATTAGATTGAATTTTGGACATGTTCCtcaatattcataattttttttcatttgtttttatttaaaaagttgtATGCTTCATACCAAAGGATAAAACTACAAATCAAACAGTATATACAAGTATTTGCAAGACTTAAAAGCGGAATCAATGGACGCTCATATTCACATTGTTgcttaactttttaatttaatttgagatTGAGGACCCAATAATTAGTATCGGAACCAGTACAGATTACAGGTCACAGGATCACACTCCACTTTCTTGCATTTTACCAATTAAACATCCTTACATAAAGCGTAATTCATAGTACTATAATTCAACAAGTTTTTCTATCTTTAATTTGTATATAgttaaatgaaaactttttaataaatttttttatttacatattttaattacatatgtTACATATATCGCATTAGTCTTTATTTACTTACAATATACAATTTGCTTTAAACTTTTGGTACGTGATGAATAAAAAATAGCTTAATTGTTGACTTTGACTGTtggttttaaataagtaaattgaaTAAGAACGATAAAACTGAACagtaaataagtaatttttaaatggGTGTGTTTTGTTAGTGACTGTAGTTATACTATAGTTTTTAAGTACAATAGTTTCAGTGGCCGGATCCGTTGTTGGCGGGTCTTGGTGGAACCAACACCGTAGTTTAACTGAGTAGCATTGagatttcgatttttttaaaaaaatctaatttgttTACTCAATTAACGAATGATTATATCATTGAGAAACAAACCGACgtgtcaaattaaaatttatcacaTCATTTTGTGTTAACCGAAAGTTAACCGGAGTTATTTCGCCAGACGCAATCTCTCAACGaccaaacaataattaaataatgtttaggGCAAttctaaacataaaattttatattattgtttttaaatgtaggAACACACTAATAAGTATGGCAACACAGTTAGTGGTAGTTACAAAAAAATTCTGGTCgtacgtgcacgtgttgtacatttaaaaatttaagttttttgcTCTGAATATAGTTTTTATTGACGCTAGCAccaaaatacagtccacgctctaaacaaacaaaaaaacgtgtggcattcaggaactgccgcggtaaagctatagcatagcattttttatcaacttatgcaattataattagacaatgataatttaatattaaaacaataataaaacaagaccacgctatattaaacattaataaaagcaaaacattaactgtccccttcacactcataaactagaccgcgcgagagagagatgggcagacttttcatgatgtcgccaatagatgtcgggaaaagttgattattgaaaacacgagtaaaacaacattttctgaaaataaaccgtacctagatcgatttatcgcccccgaaatcctctgtatactaaattttatgaaaatcgtttggagccgttttcgaaatttagattatatacatatatattaatatacaagaattgctcgtttaaaggtataagatttcaCTAAACGTATGCATAAATTCTGCAATAGATAAATTGATGTGTTGAAGAAGTCAATGATTGTACTAACCAGTACATCATTTTCTTAATTGTCGCTTCCGCGTATTTATCTTATTGAAATACATACGTCACAATTTTGCCTTTTTAATTACTAAAACTTACTAATGACTGTCATTGATAATTACAGAGAAGCCGATAATGGGTAAAAATACATTGCTAATGGCTATTTTTTTAAGCAccaatcaaataataatttggaTAAGATCCATAAAAAAATTTGCTGTAGGAATTTTGGTCTAAATCGACTAAAACCTTGAcaagaaaactatttttacggtttaatatcgcgggtttttttattgtttattaattgtaattacttatattatttccgaaaatttgaataatttacaGTTCACGCGGTCACGAGTGACACGAAAATCAAAGATAACGCCCTGACACGTATAGctaacgataggcagcggcttggctctgcccctggcattgctgacgtccatgggccacggtaacctctcatcatcaggtgggccgtatgctcgtttgcctacgtgGGCAATAAAttaagctacttttttttcttgacaAATACGCACCCATCGTACAGTTTATGAACGAATTCCGCGCTATAGAAATAATATCGCGCAACAAGTAAGAAACCCGcttaatttagaaatcttcgttattaggtactttttttttctacctaagctggtagcctggagcggctattccagcgtaaccgtaactagtaggtgagctcacggggctcaaacctgacgacgatgctaacacgaaccctagcaagagccgtgcttcgcagaatctaccaccggatcggaaacgcgacccactgagaagatccggcgagaaactcagtgggctgtgtctgagagttaatttactcgtcgagcccttcgtcgcaagcgacgggttcgacgagaacggtgaccggtgcttgaagtacctagaagcaccgttagtggatcgggaggatccgagatgacgtgttttgggcgacgtcgactgctttccattctgtccgcaggatcgggaatgtaattAGGTGCTGGTGATACGATTATGAACCACTATGGTATATATTTTAGCGCGAATCGTCTTGGTTTCAGTTGAAAGGACGTGAAAAGCGTTTTACTTAATAATTAGTCTAGTGAGTGTTAAGTTaatagtattaatataatatgtaactaAAAGTCATGTAAGGCAGCGGACGTAATCAGTATTTTTGTCAACAATCTCATAACTCGTATTTGACTCACTGACTTACCGCAACTCATTTGTACATTACACATCATATACAGTAGTGGCTGTGAACGCACGTGTTCGGTAATTGTTTaccaaaaaacataaaaaagctcTGCCTCAGATCGAAGAATAACAAAATCAATAACCCCACAAATTCGAGATGCTGTAATCGAAATCGGATTGAAAGGGTAAAGCTGCAAGGAATCGGCACCTCCATGCCAGTTAAGAATTAAGGTAGGTTTTAGAGCTTTTAAGAATGAGTACTGGTACCTTACATctatttctatatatataaaaatgaattgctgttcgttagtctcactaaaactccagatcggctggaccgatttggctaattttggtctcgaattatttgtggaagtccagagaaggtttaaaaggttaataaatatgaaagtgctcggatttaaataaaaataacaattttgtttttcctttgatgtgtcccccgtcggacggattctttttgtttgtctttaagtttattttataaaaaagtttagggctcttatatatcgattgaggcactacgaagtctgttgGGTCCGctagaattattataaaaaaattgaatcttaAATAATATAGTTTCTTCCGTCGTAACACTCCGAATAAAACACTTTGAGAACAAATGTAAATTGGATTGAAATTGCCTGTGAAATTTACCTGTGCAAATGTCGATCCTCCCCgcaaatctgttttttttttaaatatcaatccAAGACCACGCCTAGCCTGTAgctttgcttttattttataacaaaaagcgCATACAGTTAGAGATCTAATAAAtagatcatattattatggtttcaAAATGTTTGCTGTGGTATTATTATACAGAGAAGGAATAGAGAATAAGCCTTTACAAACCTATCCCGTTTGTAAAGGTTAAATGCCTTTccgctgtttttattttttattatttatttattgcttaggtgggtggacgagctcacagcccacctgtgtgGTAATCCGGAGACTTTATGTATAAATTTAACTGCGATTTCTATCAAAGAACTATCTCTTCTTGTGTGTGTACCTATAGCA
Encoded here:
- the LOC101742451 gene encoding tRNA (guanine(37)-N1)-methyltransferase, which codes for MTFTLIIRLLHTMTSSLVPLNVRGMKVLDRSKFLRNIKVPVLKVSEQTLAKITPLCKSYFLKLERFKPVQSSKLDGEESKKNIYLNPDTINSWTDIEENVRKDMSVFEVNESNFNTQEIQLTYDNWSFDIIFNAVLPENEEKLSSFSHIGHIIHLNLRDHLLDYRFLIGEVLLDKIRSCRTVVNKSNTINNTYRNFSMELLAGDEDYIVTVKENRCNFEFDFSKVYWNPRLCKEHERILSYLKQGDVLFDIFCGVGPFSIPAAKRKTIVYANDLNPESYKWLNHNAEKNKINNQYFKSYNLDGKEFILTVLKDYLLDLCNEKRKLDDSSRIHITMNLPALAVEFLKYFKGLVRSENVNNLKNEIIVYVYCFAATKEIAKEMVCENIAIDISKNIIEVFDVRNVSPKKEMMRVTIKLTNDILCINSDDHSEPPLKKLCVESK